The Acropora palmata chromosome 3, jaAcrPala1.3, whole genome shotgun sequence nucleotide sequence caattttctttttggatttcaataggacttgttaagatctacatttcctgcataatcacacaccggggaaaaaatatctttaattagtaggcaccgtcattaagaaaatggtttttgaacccaggagtaacataccttgattgaaaaagatcatctgggtgatcaGTTCGGGAAATAGCCAAAACTGTCGATATGGTGACGCCATCAAAATGGCGTCGCTGCTCTGGTTGTTCGAGTCCCGTTGTTATCGACCCTTTTCGTCTGTTTCCTTTTAGTTCCACCGTCGATTATGTGCGCATGTGCATATTGACAGGGAATGAATACAATGCTTGAACAGTAACGAGCGAATTTCGAAGTTTAAGTCTGGCGATCGTGCATGTTAGGTTTGGAAACTGGGAAAACTCACTTACCGCGTAATAATTGCAAATTAAAGGCACGtgtcatttttttgcatctaTATAAAAAATATCCTGGGAAAggacaataattttatttcgcTTTAGTGCATAGAAGGTCATTATGCAAAGTGGGTTTGTTAATATGCAAGACCGATTAAAGTTTGCGACTGGTCGTCTTCACTTTGGGCGCGATATTGCCGGTATGGTGCTGTTGTTGCATCTGACCAATTTCTCCAAATTTTAGGTCATGGATAAACATCATCATCTACTCTCCTGAAGAACCTTTGTCGACTTTGTGGCAACAGTACGTGTCAAGAACAAGGCCTATGTCGCAAAAAGACAGCTTTCAAACTGGAACTGTTGGAAAAATTTAACATCAATATTGAGAATATCCCGTTTATGGACAAGGAGTTGGCCATGGTTTGTGCCCAAAAACTGGCTGAAATATTCCATCTTATTTTGCTTGACAAAGATAACATTGACTCTTCAGTTTCATCCTTATAAGTGACGGAGATAAAATTGCTATCATtcaatctatttttagtatggAGAAAGGAAATATCTGAAGTGATATTTTGACTTGTAGTCAAACCTACAAGAGCCTTCCTGTTCTCCTAAAAGTAAGTCCAGAGGGATGGAGCCTGAGTGAATCTAGAAATTCTCTTTTGACCTGTGTTGTGAATGCAATCAGTTATGAAAGCACATAGTCTGTTCACAAAGCTGTGACCGTAGATCAGTTATATTCACTTGTACAGCGGCCCTCCTTCATTAGTCCATTATTGTTTGCTTCAAATCTGCTCATGTTCTCAGTCACATGCAGTAAACttgccatcttcagagtcctaaccttccgcacaggttgtcgaaacgtcagtcacaaacaacagtccttctcaggactccaatcacccaaatgatctttttcaatcaaggtatgttactcctgggcgcaaaccattttcttaattacAAAATCCTTAGCTACCTAGTAAATTCCCACTTATGCTCTCTTCTTTAAATCCAATAAATGTCAGTAAGGACCTCgcatgacaaaagaaatcatCGGATCCTGGTAAGCGATCAAACTCAAAGCCGAACAGAGTCTAGTCAACGAAACCCTGACAGCCAGAAGACGAAGTCAAAAGCTTTTTCAGAACTCGCCGGTTGAACTTGAAACGCAAACCTGTGACTAGGTATCTCTCAACGAAACGCATTCGACGAATCGCATTGTATATAACAACAATGTAAACCTAGCCAACTTTCAAAAACAGCTTTCTGACTTAAAAGAAATTAACTTTCTATTTTTCCCTCTATTTGTCGATGCAAGGACACGTCAGAGCAAAATCGGCCTTTGTTCCACCCGTTGATTCGGCATGGGACATGAGAACTTCGCAGAGATCTTTCGACTTTAGCTTTAGAACATCCTCTAGGGTCGATATGTCATTATTCTTGTGTCTCAAGACCATTCTAGGGTACGAAATTCCAACAGAAGGTCGATAGAGCTCTTTGATACTTGAGTTGAGTCAGCGTCAGCCTCGTTATCATGTTTGCGCGGCTAACGCGGCACCGGCACTGATTTGATTGAAATTTCTCCACACTTTCTTTAgagttcttgtttttattagAATCGTTAATTTTATCCTTACATCGTCCACATTTGCTTTTGGTGGCACTCAAAAGTTTTGTAAATTCGTTTCTTTATGTTCTCTTATTTCTGTTAGTGAGGCCCTCCCAGGGGTTTTAGagaacaagggaacatgacCATTTACTCTTAGGGAACAAGGTATTTCTTAACATAacttttagggaacaagggaactgtTGAGTTATAAtcgggaacaagggaacattgATTTCGTGCATGTGATTggaaaaagcttttgatgtATAAGACGGAAAAAGGCCTTTCCGACgacaaaatattggcaaagtaTTTCGATTTCTATCATTTTTCGCTAAAACCTATGAAAATAACTaaccatgaaaaaataaaatatgagaGGAATCGTAGGGAATAGTGAGGAATATTTTTGGTGATCTAGGGAATATGGAGCGGAATTTCTGGGAACAGGGGAACTCAGTAAAAGTGAATTTCGGGAAAcaccttaatttatttttgagggACAAGGGAAAAACTGTAAATGTTCATAGGGAACAAGAGAACATGCACCCTCCCTGGGAGGCCCTCATTATTAGTATATGCTCTCAAGGAGTAAAGAGTGTTGAAAGTGCGAGTGTATATTCATCACATATATtatgaagaaataaaaagaaccGAACTGAACTGACTTGAAAGCCGATGTGCTTGTGATTTTAAGTTCGTATGAATTTCCTTTTATGATGAGGATCGTAGTTACACATTTTAATTCTATCTTAACAGCATAGTTCTTCTCGTCGAGAAATTCATCTTCGTCACGGAAAGATTTCGTCATTTCCGGGCTTAAATCTACCTCCTTGCTGTGCTTTGTGTAGCTGTCGCAGCTGATTAACTTCACTTTACATGTGAATGACAACGTTTGAAATATGAAAGACAGTTATTGTTGACATGTGCCAGTATTCAATACAAGTCCCTTCACGTCCAAAACTCCTCTGATGTGAGCCCGCACTACACGATAGTAATCACATTGCATAACGGTAAATCGTCTCTGTCTAGGCTCGTCTTCCTTCGCGAAGTTTCGCTTGGTTCGCTTTTTCCActgttttttaatatttttgacAAACACTGACCTTGAAGACTTGGACATGGCCCTTGAACAGTTTATAAATAAGATCAAGAGCGCGTTCTCCAGTGTGTCAGTCGTCACCTACATCCTCGTGGTTATCTTTGGAACAGGCTCGTGGATCGCAATTAATGGAATATGGGTTGAATTGCCCATAATCGTTCAAGAAATTCCCGAAAGTTGGTCTCTGCCTTCTTACCTAACGGTTATAATACAACTGGCTAACATAGCTCCACTAGCTTTTACTCTTGGCAACAAGTTCTTTCCACGTGTTGTAACTGAGGTACCGGTGATATATATCTGCTCCTTTGTGGGTGTTGCATCATGTGCTTTGCTAGGGTTTTTCTGGAAAGAAACAACTTTCATCGTAGGTGCTGAGAGAAGTACCGCATTGCTAGTGTTATGTTTCTTTCAGTCAATGGTGGATTGTACCTCGTCAGTCGCTTATATCCCTTACATGTCCATCTTCCGTGAAGTGTACATGAGTCCGTACTTTGCAGGTGAAGGACTGAGCGGATTGTTGCCTAGTATTGTGGCTATAATACAGGGTATAGGAGGAGGGGAACACAAACCTTGTGTAAGCGAGGGAAGCATTAACAATGGTACCACTGGAAATGAAACCGACACAGGAAGCTGGGGTCCAGGTCCAAAGTTTTCTGCCGcagttttcttttggtttttgagtGCGATGATGTTCGCTTCTGGGTTGGCCTTCCTCCTGCTGAATTACCTCCCGGTGGCCAAGAGACaacaagtgaataaaaacacATCAACCTCTTACCACATCACCCAGCCAACTGGAAGTTCCCCTTGGGAACTTGCCTCTGTAGAACAGTGGGGCAATACCAAACAGATGAAAGGTCAGGAGGCTGTTCAAAATGGCTCTTCAAGTCACAGCACAGCATTGCTGTTGGTGATAATAGCTATTGTTAGTGGCCTGAGCAATGGCATAATTCCAGCAATCCAATCCTATGCCTGCATTCCATACAGCTATTACATTTATCACCTGACAGTCACCCTGTCTGCCATTGCCAATCCTGTCACTTGTTTGGTGTTCCCATTAATCCGCAGTACATCGACGGTAGTGATCTCTTTCTTGACTGTGATCTACATTGGTATGTGCACGTATATTATCATTGTTGCCACACAGAGTCCTTCAGTGTTGTTACGATGTGAAGATTCAGGTGCAGCTTTGATGGTGAGTAAACGTAGTCGTTTTCCATTATTTTAGGATCATTGTGTTAGAacttgtattaattttttcccaGCTACCACAAAGTTAAATTATTCTTAAACAAATGTAGAAAGCTAGAGTCCTTTCTTCAATCTCCATTATTTTCACTGCAATCTTAAGAAAAATTAACAGTAGATTATTACTCAGATTAAGATTTGTTGGGTTGTACTAATCGTAAAAGTAGAGTATTTTTTAGTTGACAGACAAACAAGaatagcaataatattattggaaatggccattttttattttgtgttttattaattttttttgtacttt carries:
- the LOC141875493 gene encoding riboflavin transporter 2-like codes for the protein MALEQFINKIKSAFSSVSVVTYILVVIFGTGSWIAINGIWVELPIIVQEIPESWSLPSYLTVIIQLANIAPLAFTLGNKFFPRVVTEVPVIYICSFVGVASCALLGFFWKETTFIVGAERSTALLVLCFFQSMVDCTSSVAYIPYMSIFREVYMSPYFAGEGLSGLLPSIVAIIQGIGGGEHKPCVSEGSINNGTTGNETDTGSWGPGPKFSAAVFFWFLSAMMFASGLAFLLLNYLPVAKRQQVNKNTSTSYHITQPTGSSPWELASVEQWGNTKQMKGQEAVQNGSSSHSTALLLVIIAIVSGLSNGIIPAIQSYACIPYSYYIYHLTVTLSAIANPVTCLVFPLIRSTSTVVISFLTVIYIGMCTYIIIVATQSPSVLLRCEDSGAALMVAISVSAVAVVTYIKVAIGGIMRGKGRSYLLWFGAVTQVGSCIGALSIFAPVNVYGYFKQE